One stretch of Glycine soja cultivar W05 chromosome 7, ASM419377v2, whole genome shotgun sequence DNA includes these proteins:
- the LOC114419677 gene encoding probable quinone oxidoreductase isoform X1: MEIKPGLSALITGGASGIGKGLALALAEKGVFITIVDFSEERGRQVASLVEKINTKFHSKLGFPSAIFVKCDVTNARDLAAAFETHLLTYGGLDICINSAGISSSIPFQKDQTDGTQTWRHTINVNFTAVIDSTRLAIKIMEASKRPGVIINLGSASGLYPVADTIYSGSKGGVVMFSRALRLYKREGIRVNVLCPEFVETEMTLKIDSNMVKLTGGFISMEMVVKGAFELIMDESKAGHCLWITNRRGMEYWPSPSEEAKYLIRRFRRRSDFKAPSIKPPESFEKIVVHTLTHNFRNATSVVRTSLRLPIKPKHVLVKIIYAGVNASDVNFSSGHYFGGNNNDTASRLPFDAGFEAVGIIAAVGGSVTDLKIGMPCAFMTFGGYAEFIMIPSKHALPVPRPDPEVVAMLTSGLTASIAQEKSFRLYTEKAGQMESGKVVLVTAAAGGTGQFAVQLAKLAGNTVVATCGGGAKAKLLKELGVDRVIDYHSEDVKTVLREEFPKGIDIIYESVGGDMLNLCLNALAVHGRLIVIGMISQYQGEKGWTPSKYPGLLEKLLAKSQTVSGFFLVQYGHLWQEHLDGLFNLYSTGKLKVAIDPKKFIGLHSAADAVEYLHSGKSVGKVVVSVDPSFLPQVAKL; this comes from the exons ATGGAAATCAAACCTGGTTTGTCAGCACTCATTACTGGTGGTGCCTCTGGAATCG GCAAAGGTCTTGCACTAGCTCTTGCAGAGAAGGGTGTATTTATCACGATTGTGGATTTCTCTGAAGAAAGGGGAAGACAAGTTGCAAGCCTCGTTGAGAAAATTAACACCAAGTTTCATTCTAAGTTAGGATTTCCGTCTGCCATATTTGTGAAATGTGATGTGACTAATGCAA GGGATCTAGCTGCTGCTTTTGAAACGCACTTGTTGACATATGGAGGACTAGACATTTGTATTAACAGTGCGGGGATTAGTAGTTCTATACCATTCCAAAAGGATCAAACGGATGGCACCCAAACATGGAGACACACTATTAATGTGAATTTCACTGCTGTTATTGATTCCACTCGCCTTGCG ATTAAAATCATGGAAGCTTCCAAAAGGCCTGGTGTGATTATCAACTTGGGTTCTGCTTCTGGTCTTTATCCGGTGGCTGACACAATTTACAGTGGCTCTAAAG GTGGTGTTGTTATGTTTTCTAGAGCACTTCGTCTATACAAACGTGAAGGAATTCGAGTCAATGTGCTTTGCCCTGAG TTTGTTGAAACTGAGATGACATTAAAGATAGATTCCAATATGGTCAAGTTGACGGGGGGCTTTATATCTATGGAAATGGTGGTGAAAG GTGCTTTTGAGCTCATTATGGATGAAAGTAAAGCTGGTCATTGCCTATGGATTACAAATCGTCGGGGTATGGAGTACTGGCCCTCTCCATCTGAAGAAGCAAAGTACTTGATACGTCGTTTCAGGAGAAGATCCGATTTCAAAGCTCCATCTATTAAAcctccagagagttttgagaaaAT AGTTGTTCACACCTTGACTCACAACTTTCGGAATGCTACCAGTGTAGTGAGAACATCACTGAGATTACCTATCAAACCAAAGCATGTTCTTGTTAAGATAATTTATGCTGGTGTGAATGCTAGTGAT GTTAATTTTAGCTCAGGCCACTATTTTGGTGGTAACAACAATGATACTGCTTCTCGTCTTCCATTTGATGCAGGATTTGAG gCTGTAGGGATAATTGCAGCAGTTGGGGGTTCTGTCACTGACTTGAAAATTGGTATGCCTTGTGCATTCATGACTTTTGGAGGCTATGCTGAATTCATAATG ATTCCTTCAAAACATGCCCTTCCGGTGCCTAGACCAGATCCTGAAGTTGTTGCCATGCTTACATCAGGATTAACAGCCTCAATTGCTCAAGAAAAG AGTTTCCGTTTATATACTGAAAAGGCGGGACAGATGGAATCTGGAAAAGTGGTCCTTGTTACTGCTGCAGCAGGAGGAACTGGGCAATTTGCTGTTCAG CTAGCAAAATTAGCAGGAAATACAGTGGTTGCAACTTGTGGAGGTGGGGCAAAAGCCAAGCTTCTGAAAGAGTTGGGAGTTGACAGAGTCATAGACTATCATAGTGAAGATGTAAAAact GTTCTAAGGGAAGAGTTCCCCAAAGGTATTGACATCATCTATGAGTCTGTTGGCGGTGACATGTTAAACTTGTGCTTGAATGCTTTGGCTGTCCATGGACGACTCATTGTTATTGGCATGATTTCtcag TATCAAGGAGAGAAGGGTTGGACGCCATCAAAATACCCTGGACTATTGGAGAAGCTTTTAGCAAAGAGCCAAACAGTG TCTGGCTTTTTCCTGGTGCAATATGGTCACTTGTGGCAAGAACATCTTGACGGGCTATTTAATCTTTACTCTACGGGAAAGCTAAAG GTTGCTATTGATCCAAAGAAATTTATAGGCCTGCATTCTGCTGCAGACGCTGTAGAGTATCTCCATTCAGGCAAAAGTGTTGGGAAG GTTGTTGTCTCCGTGGACCCAAGCTTCCTTCCTCAAGTGGCTAAATTGTGA
- the LOC114419677 gene encoding probable quinone oxidoreductase isoform X4, which yields MEIKPGLSALITGGASGIGKGLALALAEKGVFITIVDFSEERGRQVASLVEKINTKFHSKLGFPSAIFVKCDVTNARDLAAAFETHLLTYGGLDICINSAGISSSIPFQKDQTDGTQTWRHTINVNFTAVIDSTRLAIKIMEASKRPGVIINLGSASGLYPVADTIYSGSKGGVVMFSRALRLYKREGIRVNVLCPEFVETEMTLKIDSNMVKLTGGFISMEMVVKGAFELIMDESKAGHCLWITNRRGMEYWPSPSEEAKYLIRRFRRRSDFKAPSIKPPESFEKIVVHTLTHNFRNATSVVRTSLRLPIKPKHVLVKIIYAGVNASDAVGIIAAVGGSVTDLKIGMPCAFMTFGGYAEFIMIPSKHALPVPRPDPEVVAMLTSGLTASIAQEKSFRLYTEKAGQMESGKVVLVTAAAGGTGQFAVQLAKLAGNTVVATCGGGAKAKLLKELGVDRVIDYHSEDVKTVLREEFPKGIDIIYESVGGDMLNLCLNALAVHGRLIVIGMISQYQGEKGWTPSKYPGLLEKLLAKSQTVSGFFLVQYGHLWQEHLDGLFNLYSTGKLKVAIDPKKFIGLHSAADAVEYLHSGKSVGKVVVSVDPSFLPQVAKL from the exons ATGGAAATCAAACCTGGTTTGTCAGCACTCATTACTGGTGGTGCCTCTGGAATCG GCAAAGGTCTTGCACTAGCTCTTGCAGAGAAGGGTGTATTTATCACGATTGTGGATTTCTCTGAAGAAAGGGGAAGACAAGTTGCAAGCCTCGTTGAGAAAATTAACACCAAGTTTCATTCTAAGTTAGGATTTCCGTCTGCCATATTTGTGAAATGTGATGTGACTAATGCAA GGGATCTAGCTGCTGCTTTTGAAACGCACTTGTTGACATATGGAGGACTAGACATTTGTATTAACAGTGCGGGGATTAGTAGTTCTATACCATTCCAAAAGGATCAAACGGATGGCACCCAAACATGGAGACACACTATTAATGTGAATTTCACTGCTGTTATTGATTCCACTCGCCTTGCG ATTAAAATCATGGAAGCTTCCAAAAGGCCTGGTGTGATTATCAACTTGGGTTCTGCTTCTGGTCTTTATCCGGTGGCTGACACAATTTACAGTGGCTCTAAAG GTGGTGTTGTTATGTTTTCTAGAGCACTTCGTCTATACAAACGTGAAGGAATTCGAGTCAATGTGCTTTGCCCTGAG TTTGTTGAAACTGAGATGACATTAAAGATAGATTCCAATATGGTCAAGTTGACGGGGGGCTTTATATCTATGGAAATGGTGGTGAAAG GTGCTTTTGAGCTCATTATGGATGAAAGTAAAGCTGGTCATTGCCTATGGATTACAAATCGTCGGGGTATGGAGTACTGGCCCTCTCCATCTGAAGAAGCAAAGTACTTGATACGTCGTTTCAGGAGAAGATCCGATTTCAAAGCTCCATCTATTAAAcctccagagagttttgagaaaAT AGTTGTTCACACCTTGACTCACAACTTTCGGAATGCTACCAGTGTAGTGAGAACATCACTGAGATTACCTATCAAACCAAAGCATGTTCTTGTTAAGATAATTTATGCTGGTGTGAATGCTAGTGAT gCTGTAGGGATAATTGCAGCAGTTGGGGGTTCTGTCACTGACTTGAAAATTGGTATGCCTTGTGCATTCATGACTTTTGGAGGCTATGCTGAATTCATAATG ATTCCTTCAAAACATGCCCTTCCGGTGCCTAGACCAGATCCTGAAGTTGTTGCCATGCTTACATCAGGATTAACAGCCTCAATTGCTCAAGAAAAG AGTTTCCGTTTATATACTGAAAAGGCGGGACAGATGGAATCTGGAAAAGTGGTCCTTGTTACTGCTGCAGCAGGAGGAACTGGGCAATTTGCTGTTCAG CTAGCAAAATTAGCAGGAAATACAGTGGTTGCAACTTGTGGAGGTGGGGCAAAAGCCAAGCTTCTGAAAGAGTTGGGAGTTGACAGAGTCATAGACTATCATAGTGAAGATGTAAAAact GTTCTAAGGGAAGAGTTCCCCAAAGGTATTGACATCATCTATGAGTCTGTTGGCGGTGACATGTTAAACTTGTGCTTGAATGCTTTGGCTGTCCATGGACGACTCATTGTTATTGGCATGATTTCtcag TATCAAGGAGAGAAGGGTTGGACGCCATCAAAATACCCTGGACTATTGGAGAAGCTTTTAGCAAAGAGCCAAACAGTG TCTGGCTTTTTCCTGGTGCAATATGGTCACTTGTGGCAAGAACATCTTGACGGGCTATTTAATCTTTACTCTACGGGAAAGCTAAAG GTTGCTATTGATCCAAAGAAATTTATAGGCCTGCATTCTGCTGCAGACGCTGTAGAGTATCTCCATTCAGGCAAAAGTGTTGGGAAG GTTGTTGTCTCCGTGGACCCAAGCTTCCTTCCTCAAGTGGCTAAATTGTGA
- the LOC114419677 gene encoding probable quinone oxidoreductase isoform X3: protein MEIKPGLSALITGGASGIGKGLALALAEKGVFITIVDFSEERGRQVASLVEKINTKFHSKLGFPSAIFVKCDVTNARDLAAAFETHLLTYGGLDICINSAGISSSIPFQKDQTDGTQTWRHTINVNFTAVIDSTRLAIKIMEASKRPGVIINLGSASGLYPVADTIYSGSKGGVVMFSRALRLYKREGIRVNVLCPEFVETEMTLKIDSNMVKLTGGFISMEMVVKGAFELIMDESKAGHCLWITNRRGMEYWPSPSEEAKYLIRRFRRRSDFKAPSIKPPESFEKIVVHTLTHNFRNATSVVRTSLRLPIKPKHVLVKIIYAGVNASDVNFSSGHYFGGNNNDTASRLPFDAGFEAVGIIAAVGGSVTDLKIGMPCAFMTFGGYAEFIMIPSKHALPVPRPDPEVVAMLTSGLTASIAQEKAGQMESGKVVLVTAAAGGTGQFAVQLAKLAGNTVVATCGGGAKAKLLKELGVDRVIDYHSEDVKTVLREEFPKGIDIIYESVGGDMLNLCLNALAVHGRLIVIGMISQYQGEKGWTPSKYPGLLEKLLAKSQTVSGFFLVQYGHLWQEHLDGLFNLYSTGKLKVAIDPKKFIGLHSAADAVEYLHSGKSVGKVVVSVDPSFLPQVAKL from the exons ATGGAAATCAAACCTGGTTTGTCAGCACTCATTACTGGTGGTGCCTCTGGAATCG GCAAAGGTCTTGCACTAGCTCTTGCAGAGAAGGGTGTATTTATCACGATTGTGGATTTCTCTGAAGAAAGGGGAAGACAAGTTGCAAGCCTCGTTGAGAAAATTAACACCAAGTTTCATTCTAAGTTAGGATTTCCGTCTGCCATATTTGTGAAATGTGATGTGACTAATGCAA GGGATCTAGCTGCTGCTTTTGAAACGCACTTGTTGACATATGGAGGACTAGACATTTGTATTAACAGTGCGGGGATTAGTAGTTCTATACCATTCCAAAAGGATCAAACGGATGGCACCCAAACATGGAGACACACTATTAATGTGAATTTCACTGCTGTTATTGATTCCACTCGCCTTGCG ATTAAAATCATGGAAGCTTCCAAAAGGCCTGGTGTGATTATCAACTTGGGTTCTGCTTCTGGTCTTTATCCGGTGGCTGACACAATTTACAGTGGCTCTAAAG GTGGTGTTGTTATGTTTTCTAGAGCACTTCGTCTATACAAACGTGAAGGAATTCGAGTCAATGTGCTTTGCCCTGAG TTTGTTGAAACTGAGATGACATTAAAGATAGATTCCAATATGGTCAAGTTGACGGGGGGCTTTATATCTATGGAAATGGTGGTGAAAG GTGCTTTTGAGCTCATTATGGATGAAAGTAAAGCTGGTCATTGCCTATGGATTACAAATCGTCGGGGTATGGAGTACTGGCCCTCTCCATCTGAAGAAGCAAAGTACTTGATACGTCGTTTCAGGAGAAGATCCGATTTCAAAGCTCCATCTATTAAAcctccagagagttttgagaaaAT AGTTGTTCACACCTTGACTCACAACTTTCGGAATGCTACCAGTGTAGTGAGAACATCACTGAGATTACCTATCAAACCAAAGCATGTTCTTGTTAAGATAATTTATGCTGGTGTGAATGCTAGTGAT GTTAATTTTAGCTCAGGCCACTATTTTGGTGGTAACAACAATGATACTGCTTCTCGTCTTCCATTTGATGCAGGATTTGAG gCTGTAGGGATAATTGCAGCAGTTGGGGGTTCTGTCACTGACTTGAAAATTGGTATGCCTTGTGCATTCATGACTTTTGGAGGCTATGCTGAATTCATAATG ATTCCTTCAAAACATGCCCTTCCGGTGCCTAGACCAGATCCTGAAGTTGTTGCCATGCTTACATCAGGATTAACAGCCTCAATTGCTCAAGAAAAG GCGGGACAGATGGAATCTGGAAAAGTGGTCCTTGTTACTGCTGCAGCAGGAGGAACTGGGCAATTTGCTGTTCAG CTAGCAAAATTAGCAGGAAATACAGTGGTTGCAACTTGTGGAGGTGGGGCAAAAGCCAAGCTTCTGAAAGAGTTGGGAGTTGACAGAGTCATAGACTATCATAGTGAAGATGTAAAAact GTTCTAAGGGAAGAGTTCCCCAAAGGTATTGACATCATCTATGAGTCTGTTGGCGGTGACATGTTAAACTTGTGCTTGAATGCTTTGGCTGTCCATGGACGACTCATTGTTATTGGCATGATTTCtcag TATCAAGGAGAGAAGGGTTGGACGCCATCAAAATACCCTGGACTATTGGAGAAGCTTTTAGCAAAGAGCCAAACAGTG TCTGGCTTTTTCCTGGTGCAATATGGTCACTTGTGGCAAGAACATCTTGACGGGCTATTTAATCTTTACTCTACGGGAAAGCTAAAG GTTGCTATTGATCCAAAGAAATTTATAGGCCTGCATTCTGCTGCAGACGCTGTAGAGTATCTCCATTCAGGCAAAAGTGTTGGGAAG GTTGTTGTCTCCGTGGACCCAAGCTTCCTTCCTCAAGTGGCTAAATTGTGA
- the LOC114419677 gene encoding probable quinone oxidoreductase isoform X2, with translation MEIKPGLSALITGGASGIGKGLALALAEKGVFITIVDFSEERGRQVASLVEKINTKFHSKLGFPSAIFVKCDVTNARDLAAAFETHLLTYGGLDICINSAGISSSIPFQKDQTDGTQTWRHTINVNFTAVIDSTRLAIKIMEASKRPGVIINLGSASGLYPVADTIYSGSKGGVVMFSRALRLYKREGIRVNVLCPEFVETEMTLKIDSNMVKLTGGFISMEMVVKGAFELIMDESKAGHCLWITNRRGMEYWPSPSEEAKYLIRRFRRRSDFKAPSIKPPESFEKIVVHTLTHNFRNATSVVRTSLRLPIKPKHVLVKIIYAGVNASDVNFSSGHYFGGNNNDTASRLPFDAGFEAVGIIAAVGGSVTDLKIGMPCAFMTFGGYAEFIMIPSKHALPVPRPDPEVVAMLTSGLTASIAQEKSFRLYTEKAGQMESGKVVLVTAAAGGTGQFAVQLAKLAGNTVVATCGGGAKAKLLKELGVDRVIDYHSEDVKTVLREEFPKGIDIIYESVGGDMLNLCLNALAVHGRLIVIGMISQYQGEKGWTPSKYPGLLEKLLAKSQTVSGFFLVQYGHLWQEHLDGLFNLYSTGKLKVAIDPKKFIGLHSAADAVEYLHSNDRISLGCCLRGPKLPSSSG, from the exons ATGGAAATCAAACCTGGTTTGTCAGCACTCATTACTGGTGGTGCCTCTGGAATCG GCAAAGGTCTTGCACTAGCTCTTGCAGAGAAGGGTGTATTTATCACGATTGTGGATTTCTCTGAAGAAAGGGGAAGACAAGTTGCAAGCCTCGTTGAGAAAATTAACACCAAGTTTCATTCTAAGTTAGGATTTCCGTCTGCCATATTTGTGAAATGTGATGTGACTAATGCAA GGGATCTAGCTGCTGCTTTTGAAACGCACTTGTTGACATATGGAGGACTAGACATTTGTATTAACAGTGCGGGGATTAGTAGTTCTATACCATTCCAAAAGGATCAAACGGATGGCACCCAAACATGGAGACACACTATTAATGTGAATTTCACTGCTGTTATTGATTCCACTCGCCTTGCG ATTAAAATCATGGAAGCTTCCAAAAGGCCTGGTGTGATTATCAACTTGGGTTCTGCTTCTGGTCTTTATCCGGTGGCTGACACAATTTACAGTGGCTCTAAAG GTGGTGTTGTTATGTTTTCTAGAGCACTTCGTCTATACAAACGTGAAGGAATTCGAGTCAATGTGCTTTGCCCTGAG TTTGTTGAAACTGAGATGACATTAAAGATAGATTCCAATATGGTCAAGTTGACGGGGGGCTTTATATCTATGGAAATGGTGGTGAAAG GTGCTTTTGAGCTCATTATGGATGAAAGTAAAGCTGGTCATTGCCTATGGATTACAAATCGTCGGGGTATGGAGTACTGGCCCTCTCCATCTGAAGAAGCAAAGTACTTGATACGTCGTTTCAGGAGAAGATCCGATTTCAAAGCTCCATCTATTAAAcctccagagagttttgagaaaAT AGTTGTTCACACCTTGACTCACAACTTTCGGAATGCTACCAGTGTAGTGAGAACATCACTGAGATTACCTATCAAACCAAAGCATGTTCTTGTTAAGATAATTTATGCTGGTGTGAATGCTAGTGAT GTTAATTTTAGCTCAGGCCACTATTTTGGTGGTAACAACAATGATACTGCTTCTCGTCTTCCATTTGATGCAGGATTTGAG gCTGTAGGGATAATTGCAGCAGTTGGGGGTTCTGTCACTGACTTGAAAATTGGTATGCCTTGTGCATTCATGACTTTTGGAGGCTATGCTGAATTCATAATG ATTCCTTCAAAACATGCCCTTCCGGTGCCTAGACCAGATCCTGAAGTTGTTGCCATGCTTACATCAGGATTAACAGCCTCAATTGCTCAAGAAAAG AGTTTCCGTTTATATACTGAAAAGGCGGGACAGATGGAATCTGGAAAAGTGGTCCTTGTTACTGCTGCAGCAGGAGGAACTGGGCAATTTGCTGTTCAG CTAGCAAAATTAGCAGGAAATACAGTGGTTGCAACTTGTGGAGGTGGGGCAAAAGCCAAGCTTCTGAAAGAGTTGGGAGTTGACAGAGTCATAGACTATCATAGTGAAGATGTAAAAact GTTCTAAGGGAAGAGTTCCCCAAAGGTATTGACATCATCTATGAGTCTGTTGGCGGTGACATGTTAAACTTGTGCTTGAATGCTTTGGCTGTCCATGGACGACTCATTGTTATTGGCATGATTTCtcag TATCAAGGAGAGAAGGGTTGGACGCCATCAAAATACCCTGGACTATTGGAGAAGCTTTTAGCAAAGAGCCAAACAGTG TCTGGCTTTTTCCTGGTGCAATATGGTCACTTGTGGCAAGAACATCTTGACGGGCTATTTAATCTTTACTCTACGGGAAAGCTAAAG GTTGCTATTGATCCAAAGAAATTTATAGGCCTGCATTCTGCTGCAGACGCTGTAGAGTATCTCC ATTCCAATGATAGAATTTCTCTAGGTTGTTGTCTCCGTGGACCCAAGCTTCCTTCCTCAAGTGGCTAA
- the LOC114419679 gene encoding probable aspartyl aminopeptidase — protein MHQHHPAFHDSAFPKRKLDRRYNVGDGFHVIAVHTESPYLKLKPKTASCKCNYSMVNVQTYGAGLWYTWFDRDLSVAGRVILRTGHNSYVHKLLKVDRPILRIPTLAIHLDHSGNQDGFKPNLETHLLPLLSMKPEDTSLEFNSREKNNALSSKPHHHRLLMQVLSDKLNCDVDDIVNIELNVCVIQPSCLGGGNNEFIFSGRLANLASSYCALRALIDSCESPGDLASENAIRMVALFDNTEVGSGSVQGAGAPTMFQAMRRIVGDFANNYVGEGSFACTIRQSFLVSADMAHGVHPNFIDKHVGDIPSVYRWEMTNRVVHAAARGGNLKILEELLPFEALVSAFPSLISLRNNSGETFLHKAVSGFNSYAFRRLDKRVELLRNMLSGKNFHVANIINVKNNEGELLFTWPSLATFTLPHQ, from the coding sequence ATGCACCAACATCATCCTGCATTTCATGATTCTGCATTTCCCAAAAGGAAGTTGGATAGGAGGTACAATGTCGGGGACGGTTTTCACGTGATAGCGGTGCACACCGAAAGCCCCTACCTCAAACTGAAGCCCAAAACGGCATCGTGCAAGTGTAATTATTCCATGGTGAATGTGCAGACTTATGGAGCTGGCTTGTGGTACACTTGGTTCGATAGGGATTTGAGTGTTGCTGGAAGGGTCATTCTCAGAACTGGCCATAATTCTTATGTGCATAAGCTTCTCAAAGTCGATAGACCCATTTTGCGCATTCCCACACTGGCCATTCATCTCGACCACTCAGGGAACCAGGATGGTTTTAAACCGAATCTAGAGACTCATCTTCTTCCTTTACTCTCAATGAAACCTGAGGACACTTCTTTGGAATTCAACTCCAGGGAGAAGAATAATGCCTTGTCATCCAAACCTCATCATCATCGGCTGCTTATGCAAGTATTGTCAGATAAGTTGAATTGTGATGTTGATGACATAGTGAATATTGAACTGAATGTTTGTGTTATTCAACCTAGCTGCCTTGGAGGTGGAaacaatgaatttattttttctggaAGATTAGCTAATCTGGCTTCAAGTTATTGTGCATTAAGGGCACTTATTGACTCATGTGAATCTCCTGGTGACTTAGCAAGTGAAAATGCAATTCGAATGGTTGCTTTATTTGACAATACCGAGGTGGGTTCGGGTTCTGTTCAAGGAGCCGGAGCGCCCACCATGTTTCAGGCCATGAGACGTATAGTTGGTGACTTCGCAAATAACTATGTTGGTGAAGGCTCTTTTGCATGCACTATTCGCCAATCCTTTCTTGTGTCTGCAGATATGGCCCATGGAGTTCATCCTAATTTTATAGATAAGCATGTTGGGGACATTCCTTCTGTTTACAGGTGGGAAATGACCAATAGGGTTGTTCATGCTGCTGCTAGAGGAGGAAATCTGAAGATTTTGGAGGAGCTTCTTCCATTTGAAGCTCTAGTCTCAGCATTTCCCTCACTGATATCTCTGAGAAACAACTCTGGAGAAACTTTCCTCCACAAGGCTGTATCTGGTTTTAATTCTTATGCATTCAGAAGATTGGACAAACGGGTTGAACTTTTGAGAAACATGTTGAGTGGGAAGAACTTTCATGTGGCGAACATTATCAATGTCAAGAACAATGAGGGCGAATTACTCTTCACATGGCCATCATTGGCAACATTCACACTGCCTCATCAATAA